In a genomic window of Physeter macrocephalus isolate SW-GA chromosome 14, ASM283717v5, whole genome shotgun sequence:
- the STAT5B gene encoding signal transducer and activator of transcription 5B, with amino-acid sequence MAVWIQAQQLQGDALHQMQALYGQHFPIEVRHYLSQWIESQAWDAIDLDNPQDRPQATQLLEGLVQELQKKAEHQVGEDGFLLKIKLGHYATQLQNTYDRCPMELVRCIRHILYNEQRLVREANNGNSPAGSLADAMSQKHLQINQTFEELRLVTQDTENELKKLQQTQEYFIIQYQESLRIQAQFSQLAQLNPQERLSRETALQQKQVSLEAWLQREAQTLQQYRVELAEKHQKTLQLLRKQQTIILDDELIQWKRRQQLAGNGGPPEGSLDVLQSWCEKLAEIIWQNRQQIRRAEHLCQQLPIPGPVEEMLAEVNATITDIISALVTSTFIIEKQPPQVLKTQTKFAATVRLLVGGKLNVHMNPPQVKATIISEQQAKSLLKNENTRNDYSGEILNNCCVMEYHQATGTLSAHFRNMSLKRIKRSDRRGAESVTEEKFTILFESQFSVGGNELVFQVKTLSLPVVVIVHGSQDNNATATVLWDNAFAEPGRVPFAVPDKVLWPQLCEALNMKFKAEVQSNRGLTKENLVFLAQKLFNSSSSHLEDYNGMSVSWSQFNRENLPGRNYTFWQWFDGVMEVLKKHLKPHWNDGAILGFVNKQQAHDLLINKPDGTFLLRFSDSEIGGITIAWKFDSQERMFWNLMPFTTRDFSIRSLADRLGDLSYLIYVFPDRPKDEVYSKYYTPVPCEPATAKAVDGYVKPQIKQVVPEFVSASADSAGGSATYMDQAPSPAVCPQAHYNMYPQNPDPVIDNDGDFDLDDTMDVARRVEELLGRPMDSQWIPHAQS; translated from the exons GGATGCCATCGACCTGGACAATCCCCAGGACCGACCCCAGGCCACCCAGCTCCTGGAGGGGCTGGTGCAGGAGCTGCagaagaaggcagagcaccaagTGGGGGAAGATGGGTTCTTACTGAAGATCAAGCTGGGGCACTACGCCACGCAGCTCCAG AACACGTATGATCGCTGCCCCATGGAGCTGGTCCGCTGCATCCGCCATATTCTGTACAATGAACAGAGGCTGGTCCGAGAAGCCAACAAT GGTAATTCTCCGGCTGGAAGTCTCGCCGATGCCATGTCCCAGAAACACCTTCAGATCAACCAGACATTTGAGGAGCTGCGACTGGTCACTCAAGACACAGAGAATGAGCTGAAGAAGCTGCAGCAGACTCAAGAGTACTTCATCATCCAATATCAAGAGAGCCTGAGGATCCAGG ctcagttttccCAGCTGGCCCAGCTGAACCCCCAGGAGCGTCTGAGCCGGGAGACGGCCCTCCAGCAGAAGCAGGTGTCCCTGGAGGCCTGGCTGCAGCGCGAGGCCCAGACGCTGCAGCAGTACCGCGTG GAGCTGGCCGAGAAGCACCAGAAGACCCTGCAGCTGCTGCGGAAGCAGCAGACCATCATTCTGGATGACGAGCTGATCCAGTGGAAGCGGCGGCAGCAGCTGGCGGGGAACGGAGGGCCCCCCGAGGGCAGCCTGGACGTGCTACAATCCTG GTGTGAGAAGTTGGCGGAGATCATCTGGCAGAACCGACAGCAGATCCGCAGAGCTGAGCACCTCTGCCAGCAGCTGCCCATCCCCGGCCCCGTGGAGGAGATGCTGGCTGAGGTCAACGCCACCATCACAGACATCATCTCAGCCCTGGTGACCAG CACGTTCATCATCGAGAAGCAGCCCCCTCAGGTCCTGAAGACCCAGACCAAGTTCGCAGCCACCGTGCGCCTGCTGGTGGGCGGGAAGCTGAACGTGCACATGAACCCCCCCCAGGTGAAGGCCACCATCATCAGTGAGCAGCAGGCCAAGTCGCTGCTCAAGAACGAGAACACCCGCAA TGATTACAGCGGGGAGATCTTGAACAACTGCTGTGTGATGGAGTATCACCAGGCCACGGGCACCCTCAGCGCTCACTTCAGGAACATG tccCTGAAACGAATTAAGAGGTCTGACCGTCGTGGAGCGGAGTCGGTGACAGAAGAAAAATTTACAATCCTGTTTGAATCACAGTTCAGTGTTGGTGGAAATGAGCTGGTTTTTCAAGtcaag ACCCTGTCCCTCCCGGTGGTGGTGATTGTTCATGGCAGCCAGGACAACAATGCGACGGCCACTGTTCTCTGGGACAACGCTTTTGCAGAGCCT GGCAGGGTGCCGTTTGCGGTGCCTGACAAAGTCCTGTGGCCGCAGCTGTGCGAGGCGCTCAACATGAAATTCAAGGCCGAAGTGCAGAGCAACCGGGGCCTGACCAAGGAGAACCTCGTGTTCCTGGCGCAGAAGCTGTTCAACAGCAGTAGCAGCCACCTCGAGGACTACAACGGCATGTCCGTGTCCTGGTCCCAGTTCAACAGG GAGAATTTACCAGGACGGAATTACACTTTCTGGCAGTGGTTCGACGGTGTGATGGAAGTGTTAAAAAAACATCTCAAGCCTCATTGGAATGATGG GGCTATCTTGGGTTTCGTGAACAAGCAACAGGCCCACGACCTACTCATTAACAAGCCTGACGGGACCTTCCTGCTGAGGTTCAGTGACTCTGAAATTGGTGGCATCACCATTGCTTGGAAGTTTGATTCTC AGGAAAGAATGTTTTGGAATCTGATGCCTTTTACCACCAGAGACTTCTCCATCCGGTCCCTGGCTGACCGCTTGGGAGACCTGAGTTACCTTATCTACGTGTTTCCTGACCGGCCAAAAGATGAAGTGTACTCCAAATATTACACCCCAGTTCCCTGCGAGCCTGCCACTG CTAAAGCAGTGGACGGATACGTGAAGCCACAGATCAAGCAAGTGGTCCCTGA GTTTGTGAGCGCCTCTGCGGACTCTGCCGGGGGCAGCGCCACCTACATGGaccaggccccctccccagccgTGTGCCCCCAGGCTCATTATAACATGTACCCACAGAA CCCTGACCCCGTCATCGACAACGATGGGGACTTCGATCTGGACGACACGATGGACGTGGCGCGGCGCGTGGAGGAGCTCTTAGGCCGGCCTATGGACAGTCAGTGGATCCCCCATGCGCAGTCGTGA